In Nodularia sp. LEGE 06071, one DNA window encodes the following:
- a CDS encoding molybdopterin-dependent oxidoreductase — MVKSRFGENLPLGILVSVIAYLAGCTNQPTNAQMEVWRKEASDRNAEMVAEKAQNNQVREWNLVIQGQTATGTTETLNWSQLQDLATVNINTVDGNNIVNPQKIFKFTGISVNSLVKSLGIPNHITEITFVCYDAYQVTVRIEDLLKYPIILAVAKDGQPIPREQGGPIYLIFPYTQHPEIRKKYDEGMWAFYVTHVIFGTETAKISIGNNELNLADLDQLPQVNLTQKVGYRVWWPSGQVKLQGVRLRDVLSLADVNLNTISSVVVRGKPLVYRRNTEPIELVTEDILKCDILLVTRWGEDRQRIPAKMGGPVTLAFGDNCPSRTKNQRWVTFVEELVPQI; from the coding sequence GTGGTTAAATCTAGATTTGGGGAAAACTTACCTTTAGGAATTTTGGTGAGTGTGATTGCTTACTTGGCTGGTTGTACAAACCAACCGACAAATGCACAAATGGAAGTATGGCGTAAAGAGGCGAGCGATCGCAATGCTGAAATGGTGGCAGAAAAAGCTCAAAATAACCAGGTGCGTGAATGGAATTTAGTTATACAAGGTCAGACAGCAACAGGGACAACGGAAACATTAAATTGGTCACAATTGCAGGATTTAGCTACCGTTAATATTAATACTGTTGATGGCAATAACATTGTCAATCCTCAAAAGATATTTAAATTCACAGGTATTTCAGTAAATTCACTCGTCAAAAGCCTTGGTATTCCAAATCACATTACGGAAATTACTTTCGTCTGTTATGACGCTTATCAGGTGACGGTCAGAATCGAAGATTTACTTAAGTACCCAATTATTTTAGCAGTTGCCAAGGATGGTCAACCAATTCCCCGTGAGCAAGGTGGACCGATTTATCTAATTTTTCCCTATACCCAGCATCCAGAAATTAGAAAAAAGTATGATGAAGGGATGTGGGCATTTTATGTAACTCATGTCATATTTGGAACAGAAACAGCCAAAATAAGTATAGGCAACAATGAACTTAATTTAGCAGATTTAGATCAATTACCCCAAGTTAATCTGACGCAAAAGGTTGGTTATCGGGTGTGGTGGCCGAGTGGTCAAGTTAAATTACAGGGTGTGAGACTGCGAGATGTTCTCTCTTTAGCTGATGTCAATTTAAATACCATTAGTTCTGTTGTCGTGCGTGGTAAACCTCTGGTTTACCGCAGAAATACTGAACCAATAGAATTAGTCACTGAGGATATACTCAAATGTGATATTCTCCTAGTTACTAGGTGGGGTGAGGACAGACAACGGATTCCAGCGAAAATGGGGGGTCCAGTGACTTTGGCTTTTGGTGATAATTGTCCCAGCAGAACTAAGAATCAGCGATGGGTGACTTTTGTAGAAGAGTTAGTTCCACAAATATGA
- a CDS encoding adenylate/guanylate cyclase domain-containing protein, with product MKILAFRSIRTQIMTSTTLLILGLIAAIVTVWAKSDSTLYRQEKLNDAKITARVLSSTYSNELSEENWSQIRINLHLLMQENQDVVYVFVSDNRLDNQIVAGSPPEFVSQYIPDIVPLNITKQAIYSSNIQVRVSETFLLTDIYFGEKLRGKRGERVIEVASDILGLSQQKLGTLRIGISLKRVDIAVRNTVNKALMVGFIGLNIGLVCAYILAHRLSDPVRRLQMSVAKIANGDLQHRADIYGRGDEIGALAISVNEMSRALQISFSKLQKTLESFERFVPNKFVSVISPQGIENIEVGMAAMRKMTILFCDIRSYTSMSEAMTPMEIFLFLNDYLACMGKAIDESGGFIDKYIGDAIMALFDDQATDGALKAALLMQKSLDQFNHERSHHGLPKIAVGIGIHRGEVVMGTVGFTCRIDSTVVGDSVNIASRVENITKYHDCRILVTDAVIFSLSQPELFSLRLVDQYVKLRGKDEAIAIYEVEDKIIYEKP from the coding sequence ATGAAAATATTAGCTTTTCGTTCTATTCGCACCCAGATCATGACTTCAACTACTTTGCTGATTCTGGGTTTGATTGCTGCTATAGTTACAGTCTGGGCAAAAAGTGACAGCACTCTCTACCGTCAAGAAAAGTTAAATGATGCGAAAATTACGGCTAGAGTTTTAAGTTCTACATACTCTAACGAATTATCAGAAGAGAATTGGAGTCAAATTCGCATCAATTTACATCTTTTGATGCAAGAAAATCAAGATGTCGTTTATGTTTTTGTCTCAGACAATCGTCTTGATAATCAAATCGTTGCTGGTTCTCCTCCAGAATTTGTTAGTCAATATATTCCTGATATAGTACCTTTAAATATTACTAAACAAGCTATATATTCTTCTAATATTCAGGTTCGTGTATCAGAAACATTTCTGCTCACAGATATTTACTTTGGAGAAAAGCTGAGAGGTAAACGTGGTGAACGTGTGATTGAAGTGGCTTCTGACATTTTGGGATTAAGTCAGCAAAAGCTCGGAACTTTACGCATAGGTATATCTTTAAAAAGGGTAGATATTGCTGTTAGAAATACAGTGAATAAAGCTTTAATGGTAGGTTTTATCGGACTGAACATTGGTTTAGTATGTGCCTATATTTTAGCACATCGATTGAGTGACCCAGTGCGGCGTTTACAGATGAGCGTTGCTAAAATTGCTAATGGAGATTTGCAACATCGCGCTGATATTTATGGTCGTGGAGATGAAATTGGCGCATTAGCAATTTCGGTAAATGAAATGTCACGCGCCTTGCAGATATCATTTAGTAAATTACAAAAGACATTAGAATCATTTGAGAGATTTGTCCCAAATAAATTTGTTTCAGTCATCTCTCCCCAAGGAATAGAAAACATTGAAGTCGGTATGGCTGCGATGCGGAAAATGACAATTTTATTCTGTGATATTCGCAGTTATACTTCAATGTCAGAAGCTATGACACCAATGGAAATTTTTTTATTTTTAAATGACTATTTAGCTTGTATGGGAAAGGCTATTGATGAATCAGGCGGCTTTATTGATAAATATATCGGTGATGCTATCATGGCGCTGTTTGATGATCAAGCTACTGATGGCGCACTCAAAGCCGCACTTTTAATGCAAAAGTCTCTGGATCAATTTAATCATGAGCGATCGCACCACGGATTACCAAAAATTGCCGTGGGTATTGGTATTCATCGTGGTGAAGTGGTCATGGGTACGGTAGGATTTACTTGTCGGATTGATTCTACAGTCGTCGGTGACTCGGTGAATATCGCCTCACGGGTTGAGAATATAACTAAATATCATGATTGTAGAATTTTGGTGACTGATGCCGTAATTTTCAGTTTATCTCAGCCAGAATTATTTTCACTGCGATTAGTAGATCAATACGTGAAATTAAGAGGTAAAGATGAAGCGATCGCTATTTATGAAGTAGAGGATAAAATCATATATGAAAAGCCTTGA
- a CDS encoding SDR family NAD(P)-dependent oxidoreductase, translating to MKSLEGKVTLVTGATRGVGKGIAIGLGEAGATVYITGRSLDNSDASGEISGNLHDTQIAVEQAGGICIPVQVDHRDDEQVRLLFERIQDEQNGQLDLLVNNVFSGVQALRDTQGKSFWECETSLWDATNNVGLRSHYVASIFAARMMVKRQQGLICTISSWGGMSQIFSAAYGAGKAACDRLAADISVELKPHKVASVSIWPGIVGTEQFSRLADDMAGENITDPQNSVIADHYNWETPLLTGRVIAALTGDANVMRRTGKVQIVAELAQQYGIVDQEGNVPASLRSIKFLIPAALPTLRKYSWLIPDIKVPWSLLLLTTLKSPQT from the coding sequence ATGAAAAGCCTTGAAGGAAAAGTGACATTAGTCACAGGTGCTACACGGGGTGTTGGTAAAGGAATAGCCATTGGTCTGGGTGAAGCAGGTGCAACTGTGTATATTACCGGACGTAGCTTAGATAACTCCGATGCCAGTGGTGAAATCTCAGGTAATCTCCACGATACCCAAATAGCCGTTGAACAAGCCGGTGGAATATGTATTCCTGTCCAAGTAGACCACCGCGACGATGAACAAGTGCGTTTACTGTTTGAACGCATCCAAGATGAGCAAAATGGACAACTCGATTTATTAGTTAACAATGTCTTTTCAGGAGTCCAGGCATTAAGAGATACTCAAGGAAAGTCTTTTTGGGAGTGTGAAACCAGTCTTTGGGATGCGACGAACAACGTCGGTTTGCGTAGCCACTATGTCGCTAGTATTTTTGCCGCCAGAATGATGGTCAAACGTCAACAGGGATTAATTTGTACCATTTCTTCATGGGGTGGGATGTCCCAAATTTTCAGTGCAGCCTACGGTGCGGGTAAAGCCGCGTGCGATCGATTAGCGGCTGATATATCTGTAGAACTCAAACCTCATAAAGTTGCTTCTGTGTCTATTTGGCCGGGTATTGTGGGTACTGAGCAATTTTCCCGTTTAGCAGATGACATGGCAGGAGAAAATATTACTGACCCACAAAACTCAGTCATTGCCGACCACTATAACTGGGAAACTCCCTTGTTAACAGGGCGAGTCATTGCAGCCCTGACTGGTGATGCAAATGTCATGCGCCGTACCGGAAAAGTGCAGATTGTCGCCGAACTAGCTCAACAATATGGAATTGTAGATCAAGAAGGTAATGTCCCGGCATCGCTACGTTCGATAAAATTTCTGATCCCAGCAGCCTTACCCACACTGAGAAAATACTCGTGGCTGATACCAGATATTAAAGTGCCGTGGTCATTGCTACTGCTAACAACTCTTAAATCACCTCAAACCTAA
- a CDS encoding pentapeptide repeat-containing protein, with translation MANREHLALLKAGAVQWIEWRQQNPQMKLDISTANLKGENLRGADLQGVNLNKVDLSYALLVRANLSNADLSGANLHKAKLIEANLSEANLSVANLSGATLTQANLSYANLIGADLSTANLQGAIIAEANLIGTDLRDANLRDADLGAAKLIRANLGFANLIEANLINADLSEANLYEVQLNGAYLYQADFYKANLHQAHLSGAYLFRANLSQANLSGANLTWTNLTGANLAEANLQGANLRGAKLQGANLKGANLQDTIMPDLSKCD, from the coding sequence ATGGCAAATCGAGAGCATCTAGCTTTACTCAAAGCAGGTGCAGTCCAATGGATAGAGTGGAGACAGCAAAATCCCCAAATGAAACTAGATATTAGCACCGCGAACCTCAAAGGAGAAAATCTCAGAGGCGCAGACCTCCAAGGAGTCAACTTAAACAAAGTCGATTTAAGTTATGCTTTACTCGTGCGAGCCAACCTTAGTAATGCTGACCTGAGTGGCGCGAACCTGCACAAAGCCAAGCTGATAGAAGCTAACTTGAGCGAGGCTAACTTGAGTGTGGCTAACTTGAGTGGTGCTACACTTACCCAAGCAAATTTGAGTTACGCCAATCTCATTGGAGCTGACTTAAGTACAGCCAATCTTCAAGGTGCAATTATTGCTGAAGCTAACCTGATTGGAACTGACTTGAGAGACGCTAACTTGAGAGATGCAGATTTAGGTGCAGCGAAGTTAATCAGGGCTAACCTTGGTTTTGCCAATTTGATTGAAGCCAACTTAATTAATGCTGACTTAAGTGAAGCCAATTTGTACGAAGTGCAATTAAACGGAGCTTACCTTTATCAAGCTGACTTTTACAAAGCTAATTTGCACCAAGCTCACCTTAGTGGCGCATATTTATTCCGAGCTAACCTTAGTCAAGCTAACTTGAGTGGTGCTAACTTAACTTGGACTAACCTCACAGGAGCAAACTTGGCTGAGGCTAATCTCCAAGGAGCGAATTTGAGGGGTGCTAAACTCCAAGGTGCTAACCTCAAAGGTGCTAATCTTCAGGATACAATCATGCCTGATTTATCTAAATGTGATTAG